The segment ACGTTGCCCCCAGCGGACAGGGTGTTCTGCCCACCGCCCAGGGCTATGTCGATCACTGCGCTCCGGCCCCCAAGCACTGCGGGCTGAAGCTCCCTCACCTCAGCATGCCGAAAATCTGCCTGCCCAAGATTTCTCTCCCGAAGATCCCGCCCAAGTGCTACGAGTACGAGTGGGTTCTGAAGAAGAAGCGCGTTGGTGGCGGCCTGCTCGGCATGCTCCACCACGACAAGGGCTGCGCGACCGACGTGGTTGACTACGGTCATCACGATGTCTATGCGACCGGCCAGGGCTATGTCACCCCGACCGCCCAGTACACCGGCGCCGTCTACGGCACCGGCCAGGCCTATGGCTCCGGCCAGGCTGTTCCTGCCGCTCCTGGCGTCATGGAACCCGCTCCGGTCGAAACCGACGAAGCCCCCGAGGCCCCGGTTGTCCCCAGCGCCTACGGCCGTCTCGGCTCCTCGCTGTTCGGCACCACCCGCTAATCGCGTGGCGCCTGCTTTCGGGCGATCGCATCGAGATGCTCTGGAACCAGTGCCTCTCGCTGTGTGATCGAGCATGACGCGACCCACTCTTGATTCCGCACCTACGGGGCGGCCTTCCTGACCGGGAGGCCGCCCCGCCCGCATTTGCCCCCAGGCTGCTCCCGCGATTGACAAGACCCGGGGTTTGTCGGATAACTCGCTCCGCTCGGACCAGATCGTGCTCGGTCGGCGCTTGCCGGTCACCGTCAGCGCGATCGACACCGAGGCATCGCGATGGTCGCATCCGATCGGAGGGTTCGGCTCCGAATCGGTTCGATTCGAGCCGCGCACGCCGCGGATCGGGCAAACAGGGGGGCGGGGCGATTATGCGGAGCGAAGATCGCGAGCCGGGCGGGGCCAGGTCTGCTCCGGGGTCCGGAAGGGGTCGGCTAGGGGAGCGGCTCCAGACGCTCTCGGGCTGGCTCCGCGATCGACAGCAGGCACCTCGCCGCGTGGCCGCGCTGGCAATTGCTGTGGCGATCATCGCCCTGGTGTCCTCCTCGCTGATCCCTCCCCGGGCCGAGCAAACCGAGTGGCTCGATCAGGGCCGGGCGTTCCCTCCCGATCAGGCCGAGGCCCTGCTCAACGAGCTGGCCCTCAAGGGAATCGACGCTCAAGCCGACGACCGGGGCCGCGTCTCCGTTCCCCCCACCCGTCTCGCCGAGGCGCTCAAGGTGCTCGACCAGCTCGGGCTCGATCGCCGCTCCATCGTTCAGGAACTGGAAGACCCGGCCCGGCCCCCGCTGATGGCCGATGCCACCGAGCGGACCGAGATCTATCTCCGCGCCGAGGCCCGCAAGATTGAGCGCGCCCTGCAGGAGATTCCCGGCATCCAGTCGGCTGTCGTGGTCTTGATGCCCAAACCCGGCCGTCCCTTCGCCCGACCCGAAACCGCCCGCGCCGGAGTCCACCTCCGGGCCGACCGCGGCCAGTCCCTCTCCCCCACGACCGTCGATCGCGTGCTGAACGTCATCGCCACCTTCACGCAACTGAAGGCCGACGATGTCACCATCATCGACGCCCACGGAGACGCCCTGCTCAAGGCCGGCGATCCCACCTTCGCCCGAGGCATGAGGGCCGAAGCCCTGGCCCGAAGCTGGGAAGCGGCCATCGCCGAGCAACTCTCCCCCGTCATCGACGGCGCCCTGGTCGAGGTCCGTCTCGATGCCCCGATCGACGCCGATCCTCCCGTTCCGGTCGTCCCCACGCGCGACGCCGACGCCCCGACCTTCGAACCAACCCCTTCCCCCCCGCCCGTAGCCGTCGAGGTCGTTCCGAACGGCCCGATGTCCCTCGATCCGGAACCCGAATCGACGGCCCCCGCGTCTCCTCCGCTGCTCGCCGAGCCGCCCCCGAGCCGGGCGAACGTGCTGATCAAGGTGCCCGCCTCGTACTACCTGGCGCGGCACGATGCCTTTCTCAACGCCCGCGAGCCGAAGCAAGACGTCCTCGATCGCTTCGTGGCCTTCACCGAAGATTATGTTCGCACGATCGTGGCGCACGTCATTCCCGAAGCATCGCTCGGGCGTGTGCAAATCCTCATGCAACCGTTGCCCAATGAACCCGACAAGCCGCGCTCCATTCCTCGCGACACGAGCCAGGAGGCGGCCCTCTGGTGGGTACCTGCGGCCGTGCTGGCGGGGGTGGCGGGGCTCGCCCTGATTGCCGCGACCAGCGGCTGGCTTTCCGCTCGTCGTCCGGCCTTGCGGGCCTCGTCGGCCATGGCCGGAACCTCCCGACCGCATCTGCCCCCGATGCAAGACGACGACGCCCCCGGCCCGGCCGATCGTGTCCGCGAACTGGTCCGGAGTGATCCCTCGGCGGCCGCCGCCGTTCTCCGACGATGGGTTGAACAGGGAGCCGACGCATGAGCACGTCCGCGTTTGACGGGCCTGAACACCTCTCGCCGACCGATCGCCCCGGCGGCGATCCGATCCCCCCCATTCGCAAGGCGGCGATCCTCGTCGTCAGCCTGGAACAACCGCTCGCCTCGAAGCTCCTCGCCGAACTCGACCGCGCGACCGTCGAGGCCGTCACCCTGGAAATTGCCCGGCTCGATCGCATCGACCCGGTCGAACAGCGCCGGGTCCTCGACGAGTTCTTCGACCTCGGCCTGCGGCGCCTCTGGTTCGCCTTCGACGACGTGGTCAAACTCAGCGACCGCGACCTTCGCACCGCCTACCACGACGAAGACGCGACCGTCTGGGCCCTGGCCCTTGCCGGCGCCGCTCGACCCGTCCGGCAAAAGGTCCTTGAGGCCCTGCCGCCCGAGTCGGCTGCCGCCCTGCACCAGACCATGGAAGCCCTCGGCCCGTTCCGGCTCGACGACGCCGAGTCGGCCCAGGCCGAACTGGCCGAGCACCTCCGCCGCCTTCACGACCGCGGACAACTGACCCTTCCCGAACCCGCCGGCCGGGAGGCCATCTTCGTCTAGCACGCTGTTCGCTCACTTCTCTCGTCCCCGGCACGTACCCCTCTCCCCCGCTCGCGGGGGAGAGGGTGGCCGCAGGCCGGGTGAGGGGGCCGATGCGAAAACCCTCCGCGTTTGCGATCCGAACGATCCGCCCTCGCCCAATCGCCGGTTGCCGCAGGTCGGGAGTGGGGGCACGGCGACCTTCGACACGGTGGATTCCCAGACGGAACGGCACATGAGAACGCCAAGAGGCTATCAATCGTGAGTGTTCGATGCGTATTGCTCGGTTGAGTCGATTGCTCCTCCTGGTTCTGGTCCTCGGCCCGACGCTCCCGGCTCAAGATGCCGCGGCCGATCCTCCCGAACCCCCCGCCGAGGCATTACGGGGTCGGGTCGGCCTGGGCGACCCGGCAACGTTCAGCCTCGCGTTGACGGCCGTGCTGGCCATCGTTGGCGTCGGGATTGTCCTCGGGACCCGAAGAACCTCGGGAGGGGCAGGGGGCCTCTTGCGCGTTGTCGGCCGGGCTCACCTCACGGGTCGGCACTCGGTCTACTTGCTTCGAGCCGGCGATCGGACCCTGATCGTCGGGGTCGGCCCTCAGGGAGCCCCGTCCTTGCTCGGAGAGCTTGACCCCTCCGCCTCGCCTCCCGAACCCCTTCGAGCCGACGGCCCTGCACGGGAGGACAACGCATGAAACGATCACGACGCGTTCGATTGCGTTTCGGAATGATACTCTTGCTCCTGGTCGGAGCCTCGTTCCCCGCGACCGGGCAGGATACGCCCTCGCTCGACCCAACCCCGGAAACTCCTCCCGCGAGGATTGATCTCGGCATCGATCCGGCCACCTACTTCGAGGTCGGTTCGATCGACGCCGAGGTCCAGCCCGCCGCTGCGGTCGAGACCCCCGCCTCACCGTCGGGCGACGCAACGGCCGACACTCCCCCCACCGCTCGGGCCGAGGTCGAGCGCGTCGCCCGCACGGTCGGGCTCTTTGCCGCCGTTTCGCTTGCGCCGGTGGCGGTCTTGATGGCCACGGCGTTTGTTCGAATCAACATCGTCTTGCTGTTGCTCCGCCAGGCGATCGGCAGTCCTCAGGTGCCGGGCAATCAGGTCCTCACGGTCCTCTCGCTCCTGCTGACGGCGATGGTGATGGCCCCCGCGGCTGAACTCGTCTATCGCGACGCGATTCGCCCCTACGCCGATGGCGAGCTGCCGGTCGAGGAGGCGTGGCAGGTCGGCTCCGGACCCATCAAGGCCTTCATGCTCGATCAGATCCACCGAACCGGCCACGCTCACTATCTCGATGCCCTTTCGGTCCATGCCCAGGCCGCCGATGATTCGCCTACCGTGGCTTCGGAGACCGAGGAAAACGCCTCGCCCGCCGCCTCCCCTCCGCTACGGGTCGTGGCCCCGGCGTTCCTCATCAGCGAGCTGACGACGGCTCTCTGGATCGGGTTCCTCATTTACTTGCCCTTCCTGGTGGTGGATCTCGTGGTGTCGGCCGTCCTGGCGGCGACCGGCCTGATCATGCTCCCCCCGACGCAGGTGGCCTTGCCCCTGAAACTGGCGCTGTTCGTCCTGGTCGATGGCTGGTGGCTCGTGGCCGATGGCCTCTTGCGGACCTTCGCCCTGGGGTCGTCCGGCGCCGTCGGGTGATCCGGCCCGCGTCCGTTCCTGGCATCAAGGAGGAGGAATTCCGTCATGGACGATTCGGTTTTGCTTGGGGTCACCCGCGAAGCGGTCCGCGTGGCCGTCTTGCTCGCCGCCGGACCGCTCGGGGTGGCCCTGCTCATCGGCATCCTGGCCGCGCTCGGTCAGGCCATGACCCAGATGAACGAGCCGACTGTCGGCCTGGTTGCTCGGCTCGGCGGGGTGGCCGTCGTCTCGGTTCTCCTGCTGCCCTGGCTCCTGGCCCGCTGGCTCGACTTCGCCGCGCTGGCCTTCGGGGGCTTTCCGGATCTGCTCTGACCCGATCGCCCCTCGCTGTCGTGGCCGTTCCGAGGGATTTCCCTGCTCGTCCGTTGATCGTTTGAGACTCGCATGCCCGACCTCTTGCACGAAATGATCGGCGCCCCCTCGTCGTTCGTGCTGGTCCTGGCCCGATCGGCCGGCCTGGTCTGGGGGCTCGCCTGGCTGGCAGGGGCGTCTGGAGCCGGCCTCCGCACCAAGCTGGCCGCGGCTGTGGTGATCGCCTCGGCCGTCGTGCCGATTGTCGGCCCTCGAATCGCCCCGCCCGACGATTCGCTCGCCCTGGGCGGATCGGTGCTCATCGAGGTGGCCCTCGGTGCCGCCCTTGGGGTCGGGGCCGGCCTGATCGTCGCCGCGGCCCGCTTGGCCGGCGAGGTCATCGGCGCCCAGGCCGGGCTCTCGGCCGCCTCCTCCCTGACTCCCGGCTCGGGCGAGGGGATGGAAACTCCCCTGGCGACCCTCTTTGGCCTGATCGCCCTGGCCGCCTTCGCCGCGATCGACGGGCCGATCCGCTTGACGATCGCCCTGGCCGACAGCTACGGCCTCGGGCTGGCCCCCGAGGGCGTGGCGGCCTCACTGGCCGGCGGGATCTCGACCGACGTCGTTCGCTCCGTCTTCCAGACGATCGGCCAGGCGCTCGGGCTGGCCCTCTGGCTGGCGGCTCCGGTGGCTCTGTCGTTGCTCGTGGCTCAAATCGCCGTCGGGGTGCTCGTTCGAGGCGCTCCCGCCCTGTCGAGCTTCACCACCTGGCTTTCGGTTCGCGCCACCCTCGGCCTGATTCTCCTAATGATCGGCCTGGCCTCTGTCGTCTCCGGCCTGGCCTCGGCCTGGCTCACTCTCCTTCCCGGTGGCTTCTGAGGCAATCGCGCCTCGGCCGTTGATCCGCCCTGGGTTCCTGGTTCGATCGAGGTTCCCGCCATGTCCGACGATCGCAATCTTGAGCCCTCTCCTCGCCGGCTCCGAGAGGCCCGAGAGCGCGGCATGGTCCCCCACAGCCCCGAGCTGACCGCGAGTGTCGGCATCCTGGCGGCCGTGGCGGTCCTGGGAGCCTCCGGACCCCCGTTGATGGACGGGATTCTCAGCCTGATGCAAGCATCGTTGGCCGGCGATGCCCCCGGACTGGCCGATCCCCGCCTGTTTGCCCATCATGTCCGATCGGCGATCAGTGCGGTGGCGGTTCCGATGCTGGCGGTGCTCGTCGCTCCGGCCCTGGCGTCGCTACTGGCGCATCAACTCCAGCTCGGCGGGCTGTTTGTCCCGTCGCTCGCCGTGCCCGATCCGGCTCGCCTCCGCCCCGGAGCGCGGGGTGGCTCCCCCGTCGATCGCCTCGGCCGGGCCCTGGGAACCGTGCTTCGGGCGACGGCCCTCGTCGTGCTGACCTGGTGGGTCATCCGATCGCTGCTGAGCCGGTTCGATCCCCTGGCCGCCTCTTCAGATCGCTCGGCGATGCTCCGCTCCCTGGCGGTTGCCGTCCATCAGGCGCTCTTGCAGTTCGGCCTGGCGATGCTCGTCATCGGCCTGATTCACTACGCCATCCAGTTCCGTCGGCTCCACGCCCAGCTTCGCATGACTCCCGAGGAACGCCGCGAGGAGCAACGCGAGCACGACGGCGATCCCTCCCTCCGCTCCCGACGCCGAGCCGCCCGCGACCGCCACCTCGGCCCGCCCGAGGCTTCCTCCCCCACCTCGGCCGCCGATCCCATCTGATCCAACCCGATTTCCGGCCCTTTCTCCCTGCACGTGGGGAGAGGGTTGGGGGGGCCTTGCCTTCGGAGCCGACCGATCACGCGCCCTCACACGAGCGGGTGGTAAGGTAGACTCAACCGTGGAGAGACGAATCAAGACCCCGAGGTGCTCGGCGGATGGAAACAGGGTGTCGGGATCTGCGGGGGTTTGCGGGAGCGACCCGGTTTCGGACCGTGCTGGCCGACCCGCCCTGGCAGTTTCAGAACCGGACGGGAAAGGTCGCGCCCGAGCATCGGCGGCTGACTCGGTATGAGACGATGACCCTCGACGCCATCGCCGCCTTGCCCGTCGATCAGGTGGTCGAAGAACCGGCACATCTCTATTTGTGGGTTCCCAATGCGCTCTTGCCCGACGGCTTGATGGTCTTGCAGGCGTGGGGGTTTCGCTACAAGGCGAACCTCGTCTGGCACAAGGTCCGCAAGGACGGCGGGAGCGACGGCCGCGGGGTCGGGTTTTATTTTCGCAACGTCACCGAGCTGCTTCTGTTCGGCGTACGAGGGCCGAACGCCCGGACCCGAGAGGCCGGACGCAGGCAGGTCAACCTGTTCGCCTCGCGCAAGCAGGAACACAGCCGCAAACCCGACGAACAGTATGCGATTATCGAGTCCTGTTCCAGCGGCCCGTATCTGGAATTGTTTGCCCGAGGCACCCGTCCGGGTTGGTCGAGCTGGGGCTTGCAGGCGGCTGAGGGCTACGAGCCGACCTGGCCGACCTACGCCGATCATTCCGGATCGAGGAAACACGTGACGGACCCGAGTTGACCGGCGATGGGAATCGGGGAGTTGGCCTCGCGAGGGATGTTGGCGCGTGTCGAGATGATTTCGCCTTGATCTTGAACGAAGCGAATGGGGTGATCTGAGGGAGGGACCGACACGCATCGACCCCTGCTTGACGCGGGGAACTTCGACCTTCGTAATGGGGATGAGCCGGTGTGTCTGGAGCATCCGCCGAACACGGCCCCCACCGGCCGATCCGGGGCGTTGGAGCACGATTCGATGCTCCGAGCCAACCCAAGCAACGGAGCAGAAGCATGTTGGCACGAGGTTTCCTGACGGTGATTCTCCTGGCGAGCCCAGCTGTGGCGCTTGGCCAGAATGATGACCAAGCCCTGGCCGTGGCCCGGGACGTTCTGGACCGCGGTGCCAAGCTGTTCGACATGCGAGACGCCGCGGCGATGGCAGACACGTATCTTGAGCAGAGTCAGGTCATCCTCATCAAACAATCGTCTGAGTCGGCCGATTTCGAGATCGAGACCACCAGCGGACGGCGAGAGATCGAGAAAGGGTATGCCGAGCTTTTCAAGGATCGTGATCCCTCCCATCGCTCACGCAACACGGTGGAACTGGCGCGGTGGTTGACCCCGGATCTGCTGTTGATTCAGGGGCGCTTCGCCCTGAACGTGGAACAGGGCGACTTCTTGAAGTTTGTCCAGGTCCGGGCTCGCGTGGGAGATCAGTGGAAAGTGGTAACCATGCAGCTCATGCCGCTGCCCCAGTAGGTTTCGGCCCCTCGCCCGATGTGAGGAGCCGGTGGCGTCGATGGGGTGAGGATCGAGGGCGTTCGATTTTTTTTTGGAGTTGACGATCGCGACCGGCCACCCGTACGATCCATTGCAGTGCTGGTGCTGCGCAAAGTGATCGGCTTCGCTCTGACCATCATTCTCAAACGGAACACGCATGCCCATGTCTCCCGCCATCCTACTGCTGGGCCTTCGACTGAGCCTGGCACTCGACCTGTTGCTTACAGGCCGGGTGGGGGACTAGGGAGCGTCGTCGGCACGAGTCGCACAGGACACGAGACTCGACGGAGCCCCGAGACCCACCCGGCCGGTGGATCTCGGGGCTTTTTTGCGTTCCGCAACTGCCTTTTGGTTCGGTTCGATCGACCCCGCCGGCCTTGCTTTGGATCGTTTCCAATCCAATACCTTCGAGCACGACGAGAGAGGATAGGCCCCCCTATGGCCGACGACGCACGAATCCGGATCTTCGACACCACGCTCCGCGACGGCGAGCAATCTCCCGGCGCGAGTATGACCCACGCCGAGAAGCTCGAACTGGCCCGGGCGCTGGCCGACCTCGGGGTCGATATCATCGAGGCCGGGTTCCCGATCGCCTCGGTCGGCGACTTCGAAGCCGTGCGGGCCATCGCCACCGAGGTCGCCGGGCCGACCATCTGTGCCCTTGCCCGCTGCAACGACCGCGACATCGACCGCGCCTGGGAGGCGATCCAGTACGCCCAGAAAGGACGCATCCACGTCTTCCTCGCCACGTCGGCCATCCACCGTGAGCACAAGCTGCGGATGACCCCCGAGCAGATCATCGAACGCGCCGTCGCCGGGGTCAGGCGTGCCGCCGGCTACTGCCCCGATGTCGAGTTCAGCCCCGAAGACGCCGCGAGAACCGAGATCGACTTCCTCTGCGCCGTGGTCGAGGCTGCCATCGACGCCGGGGCAACCACCGTCAACATTCCCGATACCGTCGGCTACGCCACCCCGGTCCAGTTCGCCCGCGTGATCCGAACCCTCAAGGAACGCGTGCCGAACATCGAGAAAGCCATCATCAGCGTTCACTGTCATGACGACCTGGGAATGGCCGTCGCCAACAGCCTCGCCGGGGTCGAGGCCGGGGCCAGGCAGGTCGAATGCACCATCAACGGTATCGGCGAGCGTGCCGGCAACGCCGCGCTCGAAGAAATCGTCATGGCCCTGCGCACCCGCAAGGATTTCTACGGCGTCGATACCGGTGTGAAGACCGAGCGTCTCTTCCCGACCAGCCGATTGCTCACCACCATCACCGGCCTCGCCGTACAGCGCAACAAGGCAATCGTCGGCCGCAATGCCTTCGCTCACGAATCCGGCATCCATCAAGACGGCATGCTGAAAGAGCGCTCGACGTATGAAATCATGAAGCCCGAGGAAGTCGGTGTGCCCAAAACCGACCTCGTTCTGGGCAAGCACTCCGGCCGCCACGCCTTGAAGGACCGTGCAATCGAACTCGGCTTCCATCTGACCGAGGAGCAGCTCAACGCCGTCTTCGAAGACTTCAAGGCTCTGGCGGACAAGAAGAAAGAAGTCTACGACGAAGACCTCGCCGTCCTCATCGAGAAGCAGATCGGCGACGACGTGCCCAAGGCCTGGGAACTGATCAGCGTACAGACGACCACCGGCACGAACACGCTGCCCACCGCCACCGTCTGCATCCGCAACCCCGCTGGCGAAATCGTCCAGGACGCCGCCATCGGCGCCGGGCCGGTCGATGCCATCTTCAAGGCCGTTGAGCGTGTGACCGGCGTCCGTGCCTCGCTGCACGACTTCGCCATCCGCAGCGTCTCGCGCGGCAAGGACGCCCAGGGCGAGGTCACGCTCGAACTCGCCGTCGAAAGCGACGCCCACGACTTCCGCGGCCGGGCCGCCTCGACCGACATCATCGAAGCCAGCGCCCTCGCTTATATCAACGCCGTCAACGCCATCGCCTCCCGCCGCCAGCGCGGTCGCGTCCGCGAGGTCGCCGGCCGCCCCGGTGCGGGGGCATGACGCGAGAAATCGCGCCGTGATCGCAACGAAGCTCAGGCTGGGTACGATCAATGTCGCTCGAGCCCAGCCCCTTTTGGAATCAGCACGAAGCGATCGAGGACTCCTCATGAGATGCGACCGTGTTGCCGTTGCGATGCTCCTTGCGATTTCGGGACAGGTCTGGGCCGTCCCCATCGAGGACCCGCCGATCGTCCCTGACGTCGCCTTTCTCGGCCAGGCAACCCTGCCCGGAAACGCCACCGTCGAGGGAACACGCGTCGGGGGGCTTTCGGGACTTGTGTTCGACGAGGCGACCGGAACCTATCTGGCCATCTCCGACGATAAAGGCGGCCCCGGAATGCCGGCGCCGCGGGTCTATCGGCTCTCCGCCACGCTCGAAGACGGGAAGCTTAACCAGGGCGGAGTCCGCCTGGAATCGGTCCTGGAACTGACCCGAGCCGATGGATCGCGCGTGCCGGAAGGATCGGTCGATGCGGAAGGCATCGCGCTCGGACCAAATGGAGATCTTTTCATCAGTGCCGAGGGAATGCCGAACGCCTCCCCTCCGGTGCCGCCGTCGGTCGATCGGTTCGACGGAACCTCCGGCCGGTATCGCCGAAGCATGGAGGTGCCCGAGGCGTATCTGCCGGCCTTGCAACCGCGCCGAGGGGTGCGGAGCAACCTCGCCTTCGAGTCGTTAACGACCACGCCGGGAGGCCGCTTCCTCGACACGGCCACCGAGAACGCCCTGCATCAGGATGGACCGGCGGCAAGCGTCGAGCGTGGCTCCCCTTGCCGGATTGTGCGGTTCGACACGGATTCAGGAATGCCCGTTGCCGAATTCGTGTATCACGCCGATGCCATCGTCGGCAAGACCGGCGCGAACGTCGCGGGACTCGTGGAATTGCTCGCGATCGACGGCACGCGATGGCTCGCCCTCGAACGCTCCTTCTCCACGGGCTCCGGCTTCACGGTCCGTCTTTACGAGGCATCCCTTACCGGAGCGACAAACGTCCTCGGGGTCGCGTCCCTCACCGAGCGAGACGACGTGG is part of the Tautonia marina genome and harbors:
- a CDS encoding FliG C-terminal domain-containing protein, whose translation is MSTSAFDGPEHLSPTDRPGGDPIPPIRKAAILVVSLEQPLASKLLAELDRATVEAVTLEIARLDRIDPVEQRRVLDEFFDLGLRRLWFAFDDVVKLSDRDLRTAYHDEDATVWALALAGAARPVRQKVLEALPPESAAALHQTMEALGPFRLDDAESAQAELAEHLRRLHDRGQLTLPEPAGREAIFV
- a CDS encoding flagellar biosynthetic protein FliO, with translation MRIARLSRLLLLVLVLGPTLPAQDAAADPPEPPAEALRGRVGLGDPATFSLALTAVLAIVGVGIVLGTRRTSGGAGGLLRVVGRAHLTGRHSVYLLRAGDRTLIVGVGPQGAPSLLGELDPSASPPEPLRADGPAREDNA
- a CDS encoding flagellar type III secretion system pore protein FliP translates to MKRSRRVRLRFGMILLLLVGASFPATGQDTPSLDPTPETPPARIDLGIDPATYFEVGSIDAEVQPAAAVETPASPSGDATADTPPTARAEVERVARTVGLFAAVSLAPVAVLMATAFVRINIVLLLLRQAIGSPQVPGNQVLTVLSLLLTAMVMAPAAELVYRDAIRPYADGELPVEEAWQVGSGPIKAFMLDQIHRTGHAHYLDALSVHAQAADDSPTVASETEENASPAASPPLRVVAPAFLISELTTALWIGFLIYLPFLVVDLVVSAVLAATGLIMLPPTQVALPLKLALFVLVDGWWLVADGLLRTFALGSSGAVG
- a CDS encoding flagellar biosynthetic protein FliQ — translated: MDDSVLLGVTREAVRVAVLLAAGPLGVALLIGILAALGQAMTQMNEPTVGLVARLGGVAVVSVLLLPWLLARWLDFAALAFGGFPDLL
- a CDS encoding flagellar biosynthetic protein FliR, which encodes MPDLLHEMIGAPSSFVLVLARSAGLVWGLAWLAGASGAGLRTKLAAAVVIASAVVPIVGPRIAPPDDSLALGGSVLIEVALGAALGVGAGLIVAAARLAGEVIGAQAGLSAASSLTPGSGEGMETPLATLFGLIALAAFAAIDGPIRLTIALADSYGLGLAPEGVAASLAGGISTDVVRSVFQTIGQALGLALWLAAPVALSLLVAQIAVGVLVRGAPALSSFTTWLSVRATLGLILLMIGLASVVSGLASAWLTLLPGGF
- a CDS encoding EscU/YscU/HrcU family type III secretion system export apparatus switch protein; its protein translation is MSDDRNLEPSPRRLREARERGMVPHSPELTASVGILAAVAVLGASGPPLMDGILSLMQASLAGDAPGLADPRLFAHHVRSAISAVAVPMLAVLVAPALASLLAHQLQLGGLFVPSLAVPDPARLRPGARGGSPVDRLGRALGTVLRATALVVLTWWVIRSLLSRFDPLAASSDRSAMLRSLAVAVHQALLQFGLAMLVIGLIHYAIQFRRLHAQLRMTPEERREEQREHDGDPSLRSRRRAARDRHLGPPEASSPTSAADPI
- a CDS encoding MT-A70 family methyltransferase, whose amino-acid sequence is METGCRDLRGFAGATRFRTVLADPPWQFQNRTGKVAPEHRRLTRYETMTLDAIAALPVDQVVEEPAHLYLWVPNALLPDGLMVLQAWGFRYKANLVWHKVRKDGGSDGRGVGFYFRNVTELLLFGVRGPNARTREAGRRQVNLFASRKQEHSRKPDEQYAIIESCSSGPYLELFARGTRPGWSSWGLQAAEGYEPTWPTYADHSGSRKHVTDPS
- a CDS encoding 2-isopropylmalate synthase; protein product: MADDARIRIFDTTLRDGEQSPGASMTHAEKLELARALADLGVDIIEAGFPIASVGDFEAVRAIATEVAGPTICALARCNDRDIDRAWEAIQYAQKGRIHVFLATSAIHREHKLRMTPEQIIERAVAGVRRAAGYCPDVEFSPEDAARTEIDFLCAVVEAAIDAGATTVNIPDTVGYATPVQFARVIRTLKERVPNIEKAIISVHCHDDLGMAVANSLAGVEAGARQVECTINGIGERAGNAALEEIVMALRTRKDFYGVDTGVKTERLFPTSRLLTTITGLAVQRNKAIVGRNAFAHESGIHQDGMLKERSTYEIMKPEEVGVPKTDLVLGKHSGRHALKDRAIELGFHLTEEQLNAVFEDFKALADKKKEVYDEDLAVLIEKQIGDDVPKAWELISVQTTTGTNTLPTATVCIRNPAGEIVQDAAIGAGPVDAIFKAVERVTGVRASLHDFAIRSVSRGKDAQGEVTLELAVESDAHDFRGRAASTDIIEASALAYINAVNAIASRRQRGRVREVAGRPGAGA
- a CDS encoding esterase-like activity of phytase family protein, whose protein sequence is MRCDRVAVAMLLAISGQVWAVPIEDPPIVPDVAFLGQATLPGNATVEGTRVGGLSGLVFDEATGTYLAISDDKGGPGMPAPRVYRLSATLEDGKLNQGGVRLESVLELTRADGSRVPEGSVDAEGIALGPNGDLFISAEGMPNASPPVPPSVDRFDGTSGRYRRSMEVPEAYLPALQPRRGVRSNLAFESLTTTPGGRFLDTATENALHQDGPAASVERGSPCRIVRFDTDSGMPVAEFVYHADAIVGKTGANVAGLVELLAIDGTRWLALERSFSTGSGFTVRLYEASLTGATNVLGVASLTERDDVVPVRKQLLLDLGTIEGFLPTNLEGMAFGPDLEDGRRLVILMADNQLMTFFPSQFVALGVTIPPR